A segment of the Hallerella succinigenes genome:
GCCTTGGCGAATCCCAGAAGATCATGGACTTCCTCACGAAGGAAGGCATGAACAATTTGAAGGTGTGCGATGCAAGCGAACACTTCCTCGAAAAGCTCAAGGGCGTGACCGCTCCGGAAACGAAACGCGGCATCATCGGCAAAGAATTCCTCACCGTGAAGGACGAGGAAATGGCAAAGCTCAACCTGGATCCGAACCAGTGGATGATGGCACAAGGCACCATCTACCCCGACACGATCGAAAGTGGCGGAACGAAGAACGCCGACAAAATCAAGACGCACCACAACCGTGTGCAAGAAGTCCTGGATCTCATGGAAAAGGGTCTTGTTCTTGAACCGCTTGCGGATCTGTACAAGGACGAAGTCCGTGCCCTCGGCGAAGAACTCGGCATTCCGCACAACCTCGTGTGGCGTCACCCGTTCCCGGGCCCGGGCCTTGGCGTGCGTCTGCTCTGCAGCGATGGCGTTCTCACGAATGATATGGTGCAGTTCGATAACGTAAAGGATAACGACGGAAAGTCCCTCGCCGAATACCTCCAGGAAAACCACATCGACGGCTATCTGCTCCCGATCAAGAGCGTGGGCGTCCAGGGCGACGGCAGAACCTATGCGCAGCCGTTCCTCATCACGACTCCGGGCTTAAGCTGGAAGCTGTGCGAAAAGTTCTCCACGGAACTTGCGAACCGATTCAAGTCCATCAACCGCGTGATTTACCAAATCGGCAGCGTCGCAAAAGAAGCTCCGGTACTCGTTCCGCAGTACGCCACCCGCGAAAACTTCGATACGCTTCGCAAGTTCGACAACATTTGTACGGAATTCTTGCAGGAAAACGACCTGTACGAAAAAATCTGGCAGATGCCGGTGGTTTCCGTCCCGCTCCACGTTCAGGGCAAGCCCTGCATTGTGATGCGCCCGGTGAACAGTACCGAAGCCATGACCGCAAACTTTGCCGAAATCGACCAGGGCCTTCTCGCAGGGCTCTGGCGCAAGTTCGAAGCGGACGACGCGGGCAGCCTCTGGTACGATGTGACCCACAAGCCACCTGGCACTATCGAATGGGAATAATTGCAGCTGTAAGGTTCCAAACCCTTTAGCAAAGGCCTCTGAGAGTTAACTCAGAGGCTTTTTCGTATGTGCAACAAGGTTTGGAACTGGGTTCTTGCCTTTGCGTCAACCCACTAATACTTATCTGAACAGCATTTTCAATAGTAGCAATTTGGCTTAATCTTTTCTTTTGAAATGGCGTCGTAGCTTTATTTCTTCCACACGTGTTCGCGGTGGTATTGCAGATACGGCAAGTGATGGGCGTCTATCCAGCGGAGGTGCATATCGGGATAGATGCCTACCCTTTTCAGATTAGATTCATTCAGCTGAGACGATAGCATTATATTACCGGCATCGTCGAAGGAAACTAAACCTTTGTCAAAGAGTGCATCCAGGTTGGCGCTTAGAAGGAATCCATTGTACACGTCGAGGCGTTCTTCGGCGGAGCTACAATCCTTCCACGGCTTCGCGTGACTGGCACGAAGAATTTCTGGAATTGTGCAGTTGGTAACTGCACAAGCGCCTTTCCAGTAGTTCATTAAGGCTTCACGGTACACATCTTGGCCAACACGCTGCTTGACGGTTTCCTCGGTTTCTGTTGCCGGTAGGCCTCCGGCGACAATCTGACGCCAACGAGTATTATATATATCAATCGGTGTCGGCGGCAAGGCAATGAACAGTTCTTGCATACGGCGCAGTACACGACGAAGCGATTCGTATTCGCGTTCTTGAACAATAAATTCTTGATCGTTGACATAGAAGGCGCCATTGATGCGGAGTTCGGCTTCATTGAATGAGGCAGTAAAGGTCACGTCCATTTCGTGGGCACAACACTTGACTGAAGCACGTTCGTTATGCGAAGCGCTACCCAGAGTGACGGTATCCGGGCCATCGGATTCCACGATGCTCCAGCCGCTATCGGCTCCGGCCTTTTTTATCAGTTCCCGTTCAGTAAAGGTCATACTAAGCAGCCCTTTCTAAAGAGTTGCACGCTATTCAGACATATTGAATGTCTTCTGAAATACA
Coding sequences within it:
- the guaA gene encoding glutamine-hydrolyzing GMP synthase, yielding MKNVDTIAVLDFGGQYAHLIANRVRRLGVFTEIHSPSAPVSELEGVKGIIYSGGPSSVYAADAPEYNPEILSLPVPKLGICYGHQLIAQQLGGHVEPGKIKEYGIADLIVGDENCPLLKGLPKESPMWMSHGDQVTKLPEGYKIVASTKDCAVAAVAFDSESPDRQIYGIQFHPEVTHSKFGMKLLENFVDITGAQKTWNMKSYLPLITERIQEQVKDRKVFLLVSGGVDSTVAFVLLNRVLGPEKVLGLHVDNGMMRLGESQKIMDFLTKEGMNNLKVCDASEHFLEKLKGVTAPETKRGIIGKEFLTVKDEEMAKLNLDPNQWMMAQGTIYPDTIESGGTKNADKIKTHHNRVQEVLDLMEKGLVLEPLADLYKDEVRALGEELGIPHNLVWRHPFPGPGLGVRLLCSDGVLTNDMVQFDNVKDNDGKSLAEYLQENHIDGYLLPIKSVGVQGDGRTYAQPFLITTPGLSWKLCEKFSTELANRFKSINRVIYQIGSVAKEAPVLVPQYATRENFDTLRKFDNICTEFLQENDLYEKIWQMPVVSVPLHVQGKPCIVMRPVNSTEAMTANFAEIDQGLLAGLWRKFEADDAGSLWYDVTHKPPGTIEWE
- a CDS encoding HNH endonuclease, translating into MTFTERELIKKAGADSGWSIVESDGPDTVTLGSASHNERASVKCCAHEMDVTFTASFNEAELRINGAFYVNDQEFIVQEREYESLRRVLRRMQELFIALPPTPIDIYNTRWRQIVAGGLPATETEETVKQRVGQDVYREALMNYWKGACAVTNCTIPEILRASHAKPWKDCSSAEERLDVYNGFLLSANLDALFDKGLVSFDDAGNIMLSSQLNESNLKRVGIYPDMHLRWIDAHHLPYLQYHREHVWKK